atatttttaagctaTACATTCCCCCCCGGTCTGACTTCCTTCCTCCCAAAAGAGAAATGCTGGACCTCTTTTTATCCCCAGTACCatggattggacccagggctttACTATAAAACTGACAGATGAATCCTTTTGTTTAGCTAAGCAAGTTCTCTAcccctgagttatatccccagccccttttcaaattttattttaaggtaggAGTTCACTAAGTTGTcagcctggcctcaaatttgcaatcaatcctcctgcctcaacttctagagtagctgggattacaggtgtacatcactgtgcccagcttaatgCGAAGACTTATTAAGTGATTTAAAGTTTGTTCTAGCACAAGCCTTCTGAATTTCCATGCTGCTGTGATTCAAATGGTCTTTCCATCTTGCTTCTTTGAatcattttaattgcattttaatgaatttctaagttttcaaaatgaattaataaataaaattagttaaaGAAAGCTAAATAAAGGGATTCATCTGTCAGTTTTATAGTAAAGCCTTGATCTTGGCCTGCTTACTCCCGAACATTAAGAACTGaaggggctgggcacagtggcacccgCCTgaaatcctagtggcttgggagaagagacaggaggatcacaggttcaaagccagcctcagcaacttagcaaggctgtaacaacctagtgagatcctatctcaaaattaaaaaaaaaaaatttaaaaagcagggaCTGActatgtggctcggtggttaagcaccccctggattcaatctgtggtaccaaaaaaagagaaagagagagagagaactgaaagGCATCTCACATTTCCAAATGTTAAATATCCAGCCTCAATAACCAAACTTGTTCACCACTGAGGGACCCAAAAAAGGACTCTATATGCAAAGGAAAGTTTCAACAAAGTTTGGGTGATGGCAACATTGTGGAATATTAAAGGAAACTGTAAACTTTTCATAAAGTGTACTAATTACTTGTCTCATAGCCTTACTTCTCCTATTACTTACCAATTTGAAGTGAAAGTTATTTCCCTGTAACTTGCAAGCCAATGCAAAAGAATCCTTCCTCTCTTAATTTCTTGTGTGGGTGGGCAAAATCTTGTGGGGATGGGGAGACTTACGTGCAATAACCCTTTTATCTCCTTTCTAGACAGGATTTAGATTTATCTCAAAATGGAAGAATTCAGTTGGGAGAATTACAACTTGGACGATAtcttagaagaattaaattacagTTATGGCACTGGCCTGCCCTCTATCCTACCAGATTCTGCCCCGTGCCGGCCAGAATCCCTGGAAATCAACAATTATGTTGTGGTTGTCATCTACATTCTGGTGTTCCTGCTGAGCTTGCTGGGAAACTCCCTGGTGATGCTGGTCGTCTTGTACAGTCGGAGCACCTGCTCTGTCACCGACGTCTACCTGCTGAACCTGGCCATGGCCGATCTGCTCTTTGCCCTGACCTTGCCTATCTGGGCAGCCTCCAAAGTGAAGGGCTGGGTTTTTGGCACAGGCCTGTGCAAGGTGGTCTCATTCCTGAAGGAAGTCAACTTCTACAGTGGTATCCTGCTCCTGGCCTGCATCAGCTTGGACCGCTACCTGGCCATCGTCCACGCCACACGCACACTGATCCAGAAACGGCACTTGGTCAAGTTTGTATGCTTAAGCATGTGGATACTGTCTATGATTCTGTCCCTGCCCATTTTAATTTTCCGTAAGGCTGTCTACCCACCCAATTTCAGCCCCGTGTGCTACGAAGACATGGGTAACAGGACAACAACATGGCGGATGGTGTTGCGGATCCTGCCCCAGACCTTTGGCTTTGTCATACCACTGCTCGTCATGCTGTTCTGCTATGGCTTCACCCTGCGCACCCTGTTTAAGGCCCACATGGGGCAGAAGCACCGGGCCATGAGGGTCATCTTTGCTGTTGTGCTGGTCTTCCTGCTCTGCTGGCTGCCTTACAACCTGGTCTTGGTCGCAGACACCCTCATGAGGACCCACTTAATTGAGGAGACCTGTGAGCGCCGCAATGACATTGACCAGGCCCTGGATGCTACAGAGATT
This window of the Ictidomys tridecemlineatus isolate mIctTri1 chromosome 7, mIctTri1.hap1, whole genome shotgun sequence genome carries:
- the Cxcr2 gene encoding C-X-C chemokine receptor type 2 yields the protein MEEFSWENYNLDDILEELNYSYGTGLPSILPDSAPCRPESLEINNYVVVVIYILVFLLSLLGNSLVMLVVLYSRSTCSVTDVYLLNLAMADLLFALTLPIWAASKVKGWVFGTGLCKVVSFLKEVNFYSGILLLACISLDRYLAIVHATRTLIQKRHLVKFVCLSMWILSMILSLPILIFRKAVYPPNFSPVCYEDMGNRTTTWRMVLRILPQTFGFVIPLLVMLFCYGFTLRTLFKAHMGQKHRAMRVIFAVVLVFLLCWLPYNLVLVADTLMRTHLIEETCERRNDIDQALDATEILGFLHSCLNPLIYAFIGQKFRHGLLRIMATHGLVSKKYLAKEGKPSFVGSSSGNTSTTL